The following nucleotide sequence is from Salvia miltiorrhiza cultivar Shanhuang (shh) chromosome 7, IMPLAD_Smil_shh, whole genome shotgun sequence.
GTCTATTGGTTATAGCTTTGGTTTCTTACCTGGAGTTTTCTTGCCAATTGAAGCAGAGGCTAGAGCAGTGTTGGAAGGAATCACTTTGTGTAAGGAAAGAGGTTTTCAAGATGTCATTGTTGAAATGGATTGCCAAGTGCTGTCTTGGCTTCTTGAAAAACATGAACCTGATCTCTCTTATTTGGGGAATACGCTCGAGTCTATTTACTCATTGGCTTCGGATCTCCATCAACTTTGTTTCAGTTGGACCCCGCGTGATGGCAACAGTCAGTGCAGACAGTCTTGCTCATTTTGCTTTACGTTCTCGCAGCTCTCTTAGTTTTGCTTGTTGGCTTTCCTTCAATGTTAAACTCTCCCTTTGTTTAGTTATGAAGTTCTGCCgcttttctcaaaaaaaaaaaagtattaacTTAAAATCATACCAAATGACTCTTGTGATACTACGAGCAGCAATGTAAATATTTCCAATTTCCAAACAACAAAttcagttatatatatatatatattgaaccaCAAAGCATCCACTCTAGAACCTAAAACcttgaattaatttaatctGATTCATTTACTTGGTTAAACTTTTAAAACGCCGACCACAAACTCCGAGtcctaaaaaaaaagaaaaaagacaaTTTCTAGTGAGCACTACAACAGATAGCATTTCTATACACGTTTATACATAAAATCTCTTTACACATCAACTAAGACAAACAATGTATCACATGGATTTACAGGGGCGGAGACTTTTTTGTATGTGATTGACTAGAAAAATTTAGCCAAGGGCCTCAGGCACAGATTAATTTACAGAAAGCTGCTCCTTATTGTCGCAACTATAGAGGAGAGCACATTCACAGCATCAAAGCAAAAGACAAGCTGAATCAAATACCAGAATCGGCCTAAGGTTTGGTTTCCGTATTGGCCACTTTGTTTCAAACTTGATCGTTCCCTTTGAGGATGTTGTACTTGCATAGCGGGCAGGTGGCGTTCATCTTAAGCCATTTCACGATGCATGTAGAATGGAAATGATGGCTACAAGGGAGAGCATGTAATTCAGTTCCATCCTCGTACTGTGAGAGGCATATACAGCATTCCTGGAAGAAGAAACACAAGAATGGAGCACATTGACCAAAACAGATATCGAAATTGCAATGTTAAGATGCAAACCCTAGTGTGGATGGAGATGTGAGGTTGTAGGAAGTTAGGAGAAGCATCGACTAAagctttttattttcttttatatgaAGAGGATTCCGGATTGGATTTCTCACTGGTATATGAGTAAAAATTggagataaaaatataattttcaccaTGCCAACTTATTGAAGTGATAGGTGCTGGAATGCGTACATTGGCTACAAGAAAACCTTTTTGACCACTGATGTCCATGAAAAAGATGCATATATCATTATGAATATAAAGGTTTGAAGGCTATGGCAAAACCAAATTCAAGATGAGCTATGCAGAATCCCTGAATCTCCAATGAGGAATCAACATTTTTTCTAGACAGAATACAAATTTGGATGATGAAATACAGAAAGGCACTTACTGCATCTTCAGGCAAAAGAATTTGCTCGTTAACCATGTGCCCACTGCTCGTTTCAATTGGAACCATTCTGCCAGCTGCATTGCCTACCCTATCCTCATCTTTGCAGGCTTGATATTTGTACTTGGGAAGGATGCTCAGATCTGCCTCTGATGCACCTTCCTGcatatcaaataaaaaaaaatgcataagacAGTTATATTACCAATATATACTTTTCTGCATGTCAGATTTACCATACCTGACCAGCAATAGCATAAAGAATGGCAATGATGCAAGGTAAGCAGCAGCAGAGAGCAATCCCAATAAGACATGCTAACACAACACAAAATATGGCAAAGATTACGTCAAAAGCCAAGAACACCACTGCCAACCTGCAGCACTTACAAGACCAGAGCTCTATTAGGCCTCTTTTGGTAGTGAACAGATATAGGGAAATGAGAAAAAATGTACAAGATGAATAGTTTTTCAAGCAAGCGACTGAAAAAGAGACGCCTGGACCTCTAACAAAAAATTGTATAGTCTCAACCAATAAATTTTTAACATGTGTTTAATGCGTTTGCGGTTTCTTCTACACGTTATGCACCAACGAACCAACTAAGACTTATGCTTGTTCAGCTATTACTGTTATTCCTATAGTATCACTCTGGAAGACCTAATTAGTCGTTTGTGATGTCATAACAAATCTTTATGCATtctattaataaataaaaaatacaaaacccATTACTTTATAATGACCAACTTCATCTATTCCTGCACCAATAGGTTGATGAGTTCATCTTTTTGCTCGGTGGTGATGCAAATTAACATGTTAAGCCTTATGAAGAACAACTGGCTCACTCGAAGATGGGGGAAATGCTCTACATTTTAAGCTATTTCAAGTTAGCATGTGAAGCAAGTGACTGTTATGCTTCACAAATGCATCACCCTAAGCTCTTATGAGTCTGAACCACCTAAATCTCAGCTTGCTTCTCATGTTCTTTTGTTTGATTCATAGGCTTGGAACTATAACAATGTAGtctaattttttaaagtttatttCTAAAAcaacatttttttatatgataaaattatttgaaatatttttacTATAGAACTGACATATGTTCTTGTATTTATCATCACTTGAGaactattatattttctaatgACCAAAATGAAACTGGAGTGCTGAAAACAGATGAGGCATAAATAAAAGACAACATTTGACACAAGAATACGTCGTCCGCAAAGATTTCACTATGACAATTTAGCACAGTTCCAGCACAAAAAAGCGGTGCATCTAGAAAACAATGTCATGTCCTAAAATGGATAAGCTAATAGGATTCTTCCAAAGGCTTGTCATTTCAGAGacataaaaaaaatcttgaagGTAACATAAAGCAGGCATGGCTGAGTACGGATAACATTAATTAGAAAATAACAAGCTGAAGCATTAAATATATAAGAGTTTGCTGCCTTACCAATATAGTCGTGGGGCATTTTCTAGAAGCATTTCACCACCAGAGACAACCCAGTAAAAGCCAACTATCCACCATAAAAATGATGTCATTGTGTTGACAGATTCACATCGCTTCACGCTACTGTTGTCCATGAAAATAAACCAGGATTGTGAATAAAGGATATACTTAATGAGGCCTTTATTCACATTTGGTATCAATTGGAAATTACAGCTACAAGAGGCCGAGCACAGCAaactaatataaataaaagaagaaaagaacaCAACTCCTTCATGAAAACTGAAAGCTTCCAGATAAATAGTCTCATAAGTCATAACCAATTGGGAATCGATTTGATTATGTCATTATGTGAAGTCAATAGTCAACATATAATACACCATCATCCTTGTCAACCAAACACATGAATCACATTTGAATCATAATGACATTACTAAACACCTCTGGAGACAAAACTATCATATCAGTGAGACTCCAGATTTTCTCATCTCTTTGGGATCAAGCATTACAACTATTTAAATTCTCTGGCACATTATTAAGAAACCAAATCCAACATAAATAAAGCTTCAACAAGGTTCAGCGCCCCCAGTTGAGGCAACCAagaataattcaataattaactGAATTTAAGTAATTTTCTATTTGAGCCCCTCAGAAACTGTTAGTGCATATAAGCATAAAACCTAACTATTACTCAGAGGACATACAGGTAAAGAAGCACAAATGGTAAAAATTcagataaataaaagaataaccCATCTTAGGATTGTTTAAGTGATAAGGAGGATACACATCAAAACCTAACTGTTTTGGAATTCATCGATGAACTACTATTACTCAGAGGATACATACATAGGTAAAGAAGCACTAGGCTTTTTGCCCATAGTGTTTTAACCGCCAACTACAATAATTAGAAAATAACAAactgaagcataaaacacaagaGTCACAGGCTCTCTGTTCGATGGCAACTTTTACATATCAATTCCAGAGCAAAACCTAAAAGAACATCTCACGCACAAATGTCACATTAACCTAGCTGAAATAGCTGTTAAGCAAAAAGCACGCACAATCTCATGAATTTACACATTTCCAAGATCCCTAAATTTGATATCTTCAGTTCTTACACTACGCATAGGAAATAGACATATAATGATGTAATTGAAAATAGAAAACTTGGAAAATCCCAAATTAGCAAACAAGCTCACAGGCAACTGGGAGAGCACAAACCTCATTAGCTCTCAAACCATTTAACTAACAATCAATGACGataagatagagagagagaaaagctTATTTGATATAAGCTGCAATCAAATGAATTTCTACTAACCTGGAGGCGTTACTGATGCCTAAGAACCCATTTctctcttcatcttcttcctcattctcACTCTGATACTCATCCTCACTACCCTGCTCCCTTCCCCTACTCCTCTCACGCCACGAATTGCGCCTACTGTACTCCACCCAAACGAGGACCACATGCACCAAACACTGCAGCGCGTACCCGCACACCCAAACCCTAATCGGCACATTGGGATTCTCGTTGGCCGCGCAAATCAACAGAACCACAGACACAACCACGAAGGCCATATTCCACATAATGTCGAGGGCGACCACCGGCTTCGAGTACCCCCAATCGGCACGGCGCTCCTCCAGCTCGCGGGCGGCGGTCTCCCGCACCAGCACGGAGGCACCGCGGCGCTGCGTGGTGACCGCCGCCCGGGAGAGGATGAGGGAGAGCGCCGAGGGGCGGGCCGACGCGTTCGACGGCTGGCGAGGGCGGAGGAGCGGCGCGGCGGGGGAGGTGGCGGAGGACATGCTTTGGATAATTTGATTGAGGtgtagaagaagaaaagaaattagGGGAGTCTGGAAATGGTGAGTGAAGCCATTGATGATTGCTGAAGGACTAGGTTTTATGTGTGAGACTGTGATTGACTTATGCGTCCGATTATTATTTGGATTGGATGATTCTGCATTTGCTCcttaattatactccctccgtcccactattcATGGCATgttacttttcggcacggagattaaggagaagcaaACTAGAGGAATAAGGAGTGTGGTCCACATCTTTGAGTTTGTGATTAAGGAGGttattagttatttttattttattaatttccaaaaagacttaattttttttatttaataattttattttgaataaccTGTATTTACATGGATAATTTACTAAAAATCGAATAACCTGTATTTACATGGataattttattatgaataaCCTGTATTTAAAACTGATCCATGATGAGTCAAGTGCGCTGGAAATTGAAATCTGACccaaaaactttaaaaaattggCTCCATTAATTGAAAACAGTACACTGAAGCTTTTTCATTGAAAATTTCAAAGTTCCCACAATTTTTGAAAGGGCAGAAACTAAAGCCCTTTATAAATAAGGCCTACAATCTGATTCCTACAATTTCAACAACATTCGGCAGATCTCACAACTGCTAAAAGACTAAAAAAAAGCTACAAATGGCTAGAAGAAAATATCTTTCTTCCTTTGAAAGAGCAGCCATCATCCAATTCCTCCTTCAAGGTAGCAAAGATGGAAAACCTGGCAGAGGGAAGATGAGTGCAGCGGTGCAAAAGTGGAGCAGTTCGTGTAGAACGATTAGTCGACTTTGGGCAGCTGCAAAAAAACAAAGTGAAAGTGGTGAGGTAATTAGTTCTTTGAGCAAGAAAATATTAAGACCAAGGAGAAAACTTGTAGAACTTGATTTACATTTGATTGCAAGCTTAGATTTGTCAAAAAGATCTACCATTAGAAGGCTAGCATGTGGGATTAAATGCAGTAAAAGCACTGTGGGCAGGTGGATTAAATCTGGACTGATCAGGGCTCATTCTAACGCGATAAAACCTGATCTTACGGCTCCAAACAAGTTGTTTAGGCTACGGTTTTCcttagaagctctagaatatgaTAGGATTCTTAGGAGTTTGACATTTAAAAGCATGCACAACACAGTCCACattgatgagaaatggttctACATCACAAAAACTGCACAAAGGTTCTATTTAACTCCCGAAGAGATAGAACCTCACAGGACTTGCAAGAGCAAGAAGTTCATCACCAAGGTGATGTTCATGTGTGTTGTATGTAGGCCAATTTTTAATAGTGATGGTAGCTTGCTTGTTTGATGGAAAAATTGGCATTTTTCCATTCACTGAATTGGTGCCAGCCAAAAGGAAGAGCAAGAACAGGGCAGCAGGTACAATGGAATGGAAACCAATACAAAGCATCACCAAACAAGTAGTGAAAGATTGCCTAATCAATCAGGTACATAGGGTGAATGTTATCTGCTCTAAATGTGACAATAGCATGTACCAAGTTCATGTCACTTCAGTATATGCATAGTTAATGTAATGTAGTGCTGAATGCATGGAATGTATTGCTAATGGCTGTGTAAGAATGTGTATTGCTTAAAAATTCAGATTGTAGTGCTGAATGTATTGCTAATGTACAAACTGATTCAGATTGCTAATGTAGGTGCTGAATGCATGTGTATTGCTTAAAAATTCAGATTGTTCCTGCTATTAAAGCAAAGTGGCCAGCAAATGCTAGCAAAACCATCTACATACAGCAAGATAATGCTAGGCCTCACATTCAAGATTCAGATCCAGATTTCAGGGCAGTAGCATCTGCAGATGGCTTTGACATTCATTTGGTGCATCAACCACCAAACTCCCCAGATACAAACATCAACGATTTGGGGTGGTTTAGGGCAATACAAAGCCTACAAACTGAATCAGTTTGTACAAGTGTGGGTGATCTAGTGAATGCtgtgattaattaatttcatgAATTAAGCCCAAACACTTTGAATAAAGTGTTTTTGAGCTTGCAAAGCTGTATGATTGAAATTCTGAAAGTTAAAGGCAGAAATAGCTACAAGATTCCTCATTTAGGGAAAGATGCATTAATTAGGTAGGATATGCTTCCCTTGAATCTCCAAGTTTCAAGTGAACTTGTTAGGGAGTGCATATCCTACCTAATTGACAATGGAGCATTGTCAATTAGTGATACACTAATGCAACATTTGGGAGTGAATGCAGGATGCACAAATGAAGTTGAGATGATGGTGCATCAACTTCAAATTCAAGTTCATGAAGTtatgtgaagaagaagaaggatccATTTAGAAGGATCCATTTTGTAAATGCATTTTGAAGAAAACATTTTGTAAATGCAGCTGGTCAGATTTTGTAAATGCAGCTGGGATGATTTTTGTAAATGCAGTTGGGCAGAATATGTAAATGCAGCAGGCCAGAATATGTAAATGCAACTATACCAAGTTTTTTGTAAATGCACCTGGGATGATTTTTGTAAATGCAGTTGGGCAGAATATGTAAATGCAGCAGGCCAGAATATGTAAATGCAGCTGTACCAAGTTTTTGTAAATGCAGCTCAGATGATTTTGTAAATGCAGCTGAACTATGAATGCAAAAATGCAGCTCGGCAGAATACATCAACACCCAACCAACAACCAACAAACAACAGCCAACAGCCAACCATCAAAGCCCAACAATACCAACAAACATCAGCCATCAAATAAACAGCCACACCCAGCAATCAGCAGCCAACACCAAACAACAAGAACCCCATCAAATTAGAACAAAAGGATACCAAACCATAAGAACAAGGGAACTGATAAGAAACAGGGATATTTCATCTCatatttaattcttttcaatCATAGATGAACAATAGAATAGGGACCAAAAGTATGAGCATGTTTTCATCATTTCAGACCCACATAATCACACATAGCACATAGTACAAACACTGCAAATCCCACATGCCGCATATACCAACTTAAGAACAAGGGCTCGGCCGCATATACATCTACTGTTAAGAGCAGATTAGGGTAGATCTCACTAGAAAAAAGGTAGGAAGTAGGATCTTCATCATCCTCATCTCACCATCGCTCATTTCCCTGTGTTGCCAGTTTTTCTCACAAAGGAAAAATGAATCGGGGTAAGCATCATAATTAGGGTTTGAAGATGATACAGGTAGTTCATCGGAGACCATAGGAGTACACGGGCTAGAGGGAATGAGAGTGCCTTTACCTTGTTGGGCTAAAGCCAGGCGATGCCATTCTCTGCATCCATCTTCAATCACCTTGACCTCGATCCATGTCTCCAAAGAACTCATCCATTTCCAATCATATGAATCTCCTAAATATTTCGACATCTATTCAGTTCAATCCCTCAGATTTTGGCAAAAAATACCCTCAGAGAACTGGCGGCGAAATGCGGAAGACGAAGAGAGAGATTGATCTGATTTTGGGTAAGGGTTTACATCATAGGGATTTCTGGAAAGGGGGAAGACGATGGTGGAGGCCAAATTGGTAAGAGACGAATGCAGAGGGGGCGGACGGCTTACAGCCAAACAAGGCGACGCGAGGCGGCAGGCGAAGAGAAATGGAGGTTTAAGGCGAAACCTTCAAGCTCTAGATTTAGGGTTTCTCTGCGGCGGACTTGAAGAATTTTGTAAAATGGAAATGATTTCTCTATCTTACAGATCCGATCGCCCGTTCCAATTCCAAGCATTAAAGTCAAACGCGTTTTAGTTAGACGCGTTTTTGTGTGGGTGATTTAATTAGGGTGTTAATTAGTGATTTAATGAACACTAACTAcccccttattatttcctaaaatggaaacgagccattatcggtgggacaacccgaaaTGGAATACGTGCCATGAATagcgggatggagggagtaattcatAATGATGATATTAGACATTTTTACataaataaacttttaaaaaacTATAAATATATCGTGGCCCGTGCACCGCACGAGAGAACGTACtagtactatattaaaaaaggaGTTCTCAATTATATATTGATTTCtcaattatttgaaattgatttgagtgTCAAttgtgaatataatttattatatactatcaaatataaaattaaataaacttatTTAATTCTTCAATAACAGAGTTTTCCTACATGATCTTAAAATTGCATATGATAGAAGTTTGATATATTTTCATGTCTACCTCACGCATAAATACTTATGTTATGTGATATATAAATTTTAGTAGCATTTTAATAAAGAATCCATTATTGAGATTTTGTTGAAGTTAAAGATGAGAGGGACATGCAACCTATTTTAGGTGAGTGTTAAATAAATTTATCTCATGCATAATAATTCAAcatccataaaaaaaataatccagcatccataaaaaaaaaaaaaacaatccaaCGACATCCGGATAACAATCCACCAAAACACCTCCCTAAGCATTATGTTCGGTCTCATCATCTTCATTT
It contains:
- the LOC130994118 gene encoding uncharacterized protein LOC130994118, which gives rise to MARRKYLSSFERAAIIQFLLQGSKDGKPGRGKMSAAVQKWSSSCRTISRLWAAAKKQSESGEVISSLSKKILRPRRKLVELDLHLIASLDLSKRSTIRRLACGIKCSKSTVGRWIKSGLIRAHSNAIKPDLTAPNKLFRLRFSLEALEYDRILRSLTFKSMHNTVHIDEKWFYITKTAQRFYLTPEEIEPHRTCKSKKFITKVMFIQKEEQEQGSRYNGMETNTKHHQTSSERLPNQSDCSAECIANIVPAIKAKWPANASKTIYIQQDNARPHIQDSDPDFRAVASADGFDIHLVHQPPNSPDTNINDLGWFRAIQSLQTESVCTSVGDLVNALGRICKCSRPEYVNAAVPSFCKCSSDDFVNAAEL
- the LOC130996082 gene encoding E3 ubiquitin protein ligase RIE1, with product MSSATSPAAPLLRPRQPSNASARPSALSLILSRAAVTTQRRGASVLVRETAARELEERRADWGYSKPVVALDIMWNMAFVVVSVVLLICAANENPNVPIRVWVCGYALQCLVHVVLVWVEYSRRNSWRERSRGREQGSEDEYQSENEEEDEERNGFLGISNASSSVKRCESVNTMTSFLWWIVGFYWVVSGGEMLLENAPRLYWLAVVFLAFDVIFAIFCVVLACLIGIALCCCLPCIIAILYAIAGQEGASEADLSILPKYKYQACKDEDRVGNAAGRMVPIETSSGHMVNEQILLPEDAECCICLSQYEDGTELHALPCSHHFHSTCIVKWLKMNATCPLCKYNILKGNDQV